In the genome of Pseudomonas fluorescens, the window TTTCCGACCCTGGCACTTGAGCACAATGACCAATTCACCCTGATCGATATCGGGCCATGGCTGGGCAAACCCCAGGCATTTGCGCAGTGGCTGGGTCAGTCGCTGCCCGATCAGGGATCATCCATTTCCGCAGCAGCCTGTGGCCTCGAAGGCTGCGTTGATTGAATATTCCTGCCGCGTAAAGCCATTTCTTAGACGATTTTCGCTTGTTTTTAGACGATTCATGAAATTGACACATCGTTGAGGGCGCGGCTACGATTCGGCCCAACGCCTGTGGCCGACCGCCACGATCAAAAATTATAAGAAGGCCCGCCGCGAGAAATCGTGGGCGGGCCTTTTTGTTTTTGTCATGAAATAAGAGCGCGATAGCGCCGTTTCGGCCGTTCAACACAGCGCGTATCAACCGGAATTAAGGAAAAGAACAAAATGTTGAACAAGCGAATCAGCCTGATCGCTCTGGGGATGTTGAGTGCGACACAGGCCATGGCGAACGACCAGGCCGAATCCAAGGGTTTTGTTGAAGACAGCAGTCTCAAAGTGCTGCTGCGCAACGCCTATATGAACCGTGACTTCAAAGACGGCAACCCGGATAAATCCGAGTGGGGCCAGGCGGCCATCGGTACGTTCTCGTCCGGCTTCACCCAAGGCACCGTGGGTGTGGGTGTGGACGCTTTCGGGTTATACGCACTGAACCTGGAGCGCAGCGAAGACCGTAGCGGCGCACAAGGCATCGATTTCTTCAAAAAGGGCGACAGCGGCCAACCGGCGGACGACCTGTCCAAGGGCGGCGCAGCAATCAAGTTCCGCCTGTCCAGCACCACCCTGACCTACGGCGACCAGATGCCGGCCCTGCCGGTGCTGAACTACGACAACTCGCGCCTGCTGCCGGAAAGCTACACCGGCACCTTGATTACCTCCAAAGAGATCAACGGCCTGCAACTGGACGCGGGTCGCTTCACCGCCGAATCGCGCAAAAGCGCCGAAGGCCATGACAGCGGTGGCTTGAAGTCGATCAACGTATTGGGCGGTAGCTACCAGTTCACCGAGCAATTCAAGGCTGCGCTGTACGCTTCCGACGTCGAAGACGTGCTGAAGAAACAATACGTGAACGCCAACTACGTGTTCCCGATCGACAAGGATCAGTCCCTGACCCTGGACTTCAACGGCTACCGTACCAAGCTGGAAGATTCCTACGTCCGCGAAAACGGTATCACCGGTGACGACAACAAGATCTGGAGCCTGGCGGCCACCTTCATCACCGGCCCGCACTCATTCACCCTCGCGCACCAGCGCAGCACCGGCGACAGCAACCTGGGCTACGCCTACGGCGGCTACCAGAAAGACCAGGGTCGTGTCGGCGACGGTGGCAACACCATCTACCTGGCGAACTCCTACTGGTCCGACTTCAACGCCGAAGACGAACGCAGCTGGCAAGTGGGCTACGGCCTGGACTTCAGCACCTTCGGTGTACCGGGCCTGAGCTACAACGTGGCCTACGTGCGCGGCGACAACATCACCACGTCCACCAGCGAAGGCGGCACCGAGCGCGAGATCTTCAACCAGATCAAATACGTCGTGCAAAGCGGCCCGGCCAAAGACCTCAGCGTGAAACTGCGCAGCTCGGTCCTGCGCGTGTCGCAGAAGTCGAGCGAATACAACGTCAGCGGCAACGAAGTGCGTGTGTTTGTGGATTACCCGATCAATATTTTTTGATGATGGGTTGCGGTATCGAGGCCTGATGCAAGGCTGAGAAAAAAGAAGAAGCCCCGACTGGTTCGGGGTTTTTTTTACTTTTGATGTGCTCATGTCGCCGAAACTCGATTTCGGTAACACGTCTTTCGAACGTGTCGTCCGCGGCGACATGTTCGGAAGACGTGTCGCAAAAAGTGAAAAATTGCGACACGTCGTAGCACTTCAAATCGATTGCTCGAATATACGGCAATGCCGTATAGTTGGGTCCATGTTCACGATTATCGAAACCGAAATTTTCAAGCGTTATGCTGAATCCATCTGGGACGATGGCGAACGTCATGAATTCATTACCTGGCTGGCGGCTAATCCGTTGGCCGGCGACGTGGTTCCTGGTAGCGGTGGTCTGCGCAAGGTTCGTTGGTCCCGTAGCGGGATGGGCAAACGAGGTGGTACTCGTGTCATTTACTACAACACGCTTTCTGAAGGCTCTATCTGGTTGCTAATCGCCTACACCAAGGCGAAATTCGACAATTTACCCGCAGCCTTCCTTAAGCAGCTGAAGGAGGAAATCAGTAATGGTCAATGAACTGGAGCAATTCCAGCAGGACTTGCTGGACTCTGTGCGTCAAATGAAAGCAGGCAAAGCCGCTCGTGTGACTGAGGTGCCGTTGTCTGCGGCAGCTGAAGCGCGGGCAAAAGTCGGTGTATCTCAAAGTGCATTCGCCAAGCTGATTGGAGTCAGTTTGCGAACGTTGCAGGATTGGGAGCAGGGGCGGCGGCAACCGACGGGAGCGGCGCAGACACTATTGCGTGTGGCGAGTCAGCATCCTGAGG includes:
- a CDS encoding OprD family porin, translated to MLNKRISLIALGMLSATQAMANDQAESKGFVEDSSLKVLLRNAYMNRDFKDGNPDKSEWGQAAIGTFSSGFTQGTVGVGVDAFGLYALNLERSEDRSGAQGIDFFKKGDSGQPADDLSKGGAAIKFRLSSTTLTYGDQMPALPVLNYDNSRLLPESYTGTLITSKEINGLQLDAGRFTAESRKSAEGHDSGGLKSINVLGGSYQFTEQFKAALYASDVEDVLKKQYVNANYVFPIDKDQSLTLDFNGYRTKLEDSYVRENGITGDDNKIWSLAATFITGPHSFTLAHQRSTGDSNLGYAYGGYQKDQGRVGDGGNTIYLANSYWSDFNAEDERSWQVGYGLDFSTFGVPGLSYNVAYVRGDNITTSTSEGGTEREIFNQIKYVVQSGPAKDLSVKLRSSVLRVSQKSSEYNVSGNEVRVFVDYPINIF
- a CDS encoding helix-turn-helix domain-containing protein; amino-acid sequence: MVNELEQFQQDLLDSVRQMKAGKAARVTEVPLSAAAEARAKVGVSQSAFAKLIGVSLRTLQDWEQGRRQPTGAAQTLLRVASQHPEALRDLQAI